A stretch of Henckelia pumila isolate YLH828 chromosome 4, ASM3356847v2, whole genome shotgun sequence DNA encodes these proteins:
- the LOC140861737 gene encoding uncharacterized protein, translating into MKNGCLEPRSHSFAHRLQLTLVSAAKDVSVVWELFFHLDNIVNIVTSSTRSIAELHIAQRNEIEHMLEIGECDFGNGANQIGNLQRAGATRWSSHYDLVKSFIGMYSANYKVFEVFSENSPNRRAKAEVRWIYRNIARFEYVFILHLMHKIIRTTDTLCQIIPRKSQDILAYVYVINYHPGKAKGMADALSRKSVGLEHLTVQKPLLMEMQRFDLEFVT; encoded by the exons ATGAAGAACGG atgtttagaaccgaggtctcacagtttTGCCCATCGATTACAACTGACATTGGTTTCTGCAGCCAAAGATGTCAGTGTTGTTTGggaattattttttcatttggACAATATTGTCAACATTGTCACTTCTTCTACTAGGAGTATTGCTGAGTTACATATTGCACAGAGAAATGAAATTGAGCATATGTTGGAAATTGGAGAATGTGATTTTGGAAATGGGGCCAATCAGATTGGTAATTTGCAACGAGCTGGAGCTACTCGTTGGAGTTCTCATTATGACTTGGTAAAAAGCTTTATAGGTATGTACTCTGCAAATTATAaagtttttgaagtttttagtGAAAATTCTCCAAATAGAAGAGCTAAGGCTGAAGTTCGATGGATTTACAGAAACATCGCAAGATTTGAATATGTGTTCATTTTGCATTTGATGCATAAAATTATAAGAACAACAGATACTCTTTGTCAAATTATTCCAAGAAAGTCTCAAGACATTTTGGCCTACGTCTATGTGATTAACTATCATCCAGGGAAGGCCAAGGGGATGGCTGATGCACTGAGCAGGAAGTCAGTAGGGTTGGAACACTTGACAGTCCAGAAACCGTTGTTGATGGAGATGCAGAGGTTCGACTTGGAGTTTGTGACTTGA